A region of the Chitinophagaceae bacterium genome:
ATATGTAATTACCGGCATTAAAGAATCAAAAGAAGTAAAAGTCGGTGATACTATCACGCATGTAAAAAATCCAACTCTAAACCCGGTACGAGGTTTCCAGGAAGTAAAGCCAATGGTTTTTGCCGGAATTTACCCAACAGACTCTGAAGATTTTGAAGATTTAAGAGATGCACTGGAAAGGCTTCAACTAAATGATGCCTCTCTAACATATGAACCTGAAACCTCAGCTGCTTTAGGTTTCGGATTTCGTTGCGGATTTTTAGGTCTGCTTCATCTGGAAATTATACAGGAAAGACTTGAAAGAGAGTTTGATATGTCTGTTATCACTACAGTCCCTAACGTTTCCTACAGAGCCTTTCTGAAAAACGGAAAAGAAATTAAGCTGAATAATCCGTCAGATATGCCCTCTCCGGAATTGATTGAAAAAATAGAAGAGCCATATATAAAAGCACAAATCATTACAAAACCGGAATATCTGGGTAACTTGATGTCTCTGTGCATTGATAAAAGAGGAATATTAAAAAATCAGGTGTATCTAACCACCACCCGTGTTGAAATCACCTTTGAAATGCCATTGGCAGAAATCGTATTTGACTTTTATGATAAATTAAAAAGTGTTTCTAAGGGATATGCTTCATTTGATTACTTTTTAATAGAATACCGGGAAGGGGATTTAGTGAGACTGGATGTGAAATTAAATGGCGAAAATGTAGATGCTCTATCCGCGCTTATTCATAAAGACAAAGCCTATGATTTTGGAAGAAGGCTTTGTTCAAAGTTAAAAGACTTAATTGATCGTCAGCAGTTTATGATCGCTATTCAGGCAGCTATCGGAAATAAAATCATTGCCAGAGAAACGATTTCAGCTTTGAGAAAAGATGTTACCTCAAAATGTTATGGTGGTGATATAACCCGTAAACGTAAGCTTCTGGAAAAGCAGAAAAAAGGAAAGAAAAAAATGCGTCAAATAGGTTCAGTAGAAGTTCCTCAGCAAGCATTTTTAGCAGTTTTAAAATTAGACGACTAAAAAGTAAAAGCAAACTATGCAATTATTAGACGGCAAAAAAATTGCTACGGAAATACAAAATGAAATACGGGAGAAAGTCGAAGAGTTAAAATCTTCCTCTAAAAAAATACCACACCTGGCAGCTATTTTAGTTGGAAGTGACGGAGCCAGTGAAACCTATGTACAACACAAAGTAAAAGCCTGTAGTAATGTGGGTTTTGAATCCAGTTTAATAAGACTCGATCAGGATATTTCTGAAAATGAATTATTAAGCAGAATTGAGTCACTGAATGAAAATACGAATATTGACGGCTTTATTGTTCAGCTTCCACTGCCAAAGCATATTGACCCGGAAAAGATTCGGCTGTCCATAGATCCATCAAAAGATGTTGATGGTTTTCATCCAACTAATGTCGGAAAAATGGCACAAGGCATAAATACTTACTTACCGGCTACACCCATGGGGATACTGGAATTAATTAAAAGGTATAATATAGTCACTAAAGGAAAACATTGTGTTATAGTTGGCCGAAGCCAGATTGTAGGTTCACCGATGAGTATTCTCATGAGCTCAGCCATTGAAAATGGAAATGCAACTGTTACCCTTTGTCACAGATTTACTGAAAACTTAGAAAAATTTACCCGCGAAGCTGATATACTTATAGTTGCTACAGGTATTCCGGGCTTAATTACTGCTCGTCATGTAAAAGAAGGCGCTGTAGTAATAGATGTTGGAACCACGCGTGTTCCGGATGCTACAAAGAGAAAAGGCTACCGATTGAGAGGGGATGTTGATTTTGAATCTGTAAGTCCGAAATGTAGTTATATCACGCCCGTTCCCGGTGGTGTCGGACCATTGACAGTTACTGCCTTATTGCTAAATACTTTAAAAGCGGCAACCGAATTTAAATGAATATAAAAGATATAGATTCTTCAAAGGCACTACCCGTCATGGAACACTTCTATACGATTCAGGG
Encoded here:
- the lepA gene encoding elongation factor 4 — its product is MKNIRNFCIIAHIDHGKSTLADRLLQTTNTITKREFQNQVLDSMDLERERGITIKSHAIQMDYIQDGEHYTLNLIDTPGHVDFSYEVSRAIAACEGALLLIDATQGVQAQTISNLYMALEYDLEIIPIINKIDMPGAMLDEVEDQIIDLLGCEREAIVHASGKTGEGVDKILKQIISEISCPKGDPNEPLQAMIFDSFFNIYRGVVAYFRIMNGTLKKGDPIKFLSTGKTYEAEEVGILRLQQIPKKELHTGDVGYVITGIKESKEVKVGDTITHVKNPTLNPVRGFQEVKPMVFAGIYPTDSEDFEDLRDALERLQLNDASLTYEPETSAALGFGFRCGFLGLLHLEIIQERLEREFDMSVITTVPNVSYRAFLKNGKEIKLNNPSDMPSPELIEKIEEPYIKAQIITKPEYLGNLMSLCIDKRGILKNQVYLTTTRVEITFEMPLAEIVFDFYDKLKSVSKGYASFDYFLIEYREGDLVRLDVKLNGENVDALSALIHKDKAYDFGRRLCSKLKDLIDRQQFMIAIQAAIGNKIIARETISALRKDVTSKCYGGDITRKRKLLEKQKKGKKKMRQIGSVEVPQQAFLAVLKLDD
- a CDS encoding bifunctional 5,10-methylene-tetrahydrofolate dehydrogenase/5,10-methylene-tetrahydrofolate cyclohydrolase (catalyzes the formation of 5,10-methenyltetrahydrofolate from 5,10-methylenetetrahydrofolate and subsequent formation of 10-formyltetrahydrofolate from 5,10-methenyltetrahydrofolate) — encoded protein: MQLLDGKKIATEIQNEIREKVEELKSSSKKIPHLAAILVGSDGASETYVQHKVKACSNVGFESSLIRLDQDISENELLSRIESLNENTNIDGFIVQLPLPKHIDPEKIRLSIDPSKDVDGFHPTNVGKMAQGINTYLPATPMGILELIKRYNIVTKGKHCVIVGRSQIVGSPMSILMSSAIENGNATVTLCHRFTENLEKFTREADILIVATGIPGLITARHVKEGAVVIDVGTTRVPDATKRKGYRLRGDVDFESVSPKCSYITPVPGGVGPLTVTALLLNTLKAATEFK